In a genomic window of Rhinoderma darwinii isolate aRhiDar2 chromosome 10, aRhiDar2.hap1, whole genome shotgun sequence:
- the LOC142662248 gene encoding transcription factor E2F1-like — translation MSQNFGVTYGCVEGDLGAVWEAGGTFHVAEQQIVIISTPDVPGEVLTNSGLSEAELMLFTTPQGPSPGCAGQKPTLGRPPVKRKLDLEAGHRYIPEGLQTPRGKTRNPVRGVKSPGERSRYETSLNLTTKRFLELLSKSADGVVDLNWAAQVLNVQKRRIYDITNVLEGIHLITKKSKNHIQWLGNRSLVESSSRYQMLAKDCQDLLATEQQLDEWLHMCTTQLKLLTEESESQQLGYVTCQDLRSIADPSERMLMVIKAPPETQMQVSDPTEGLQISLKSTRGPIDVFLCPDDSSGVCSPVKSPTKAATPNTSPSTQSPNGPTLLAPAQDIGLGLLPCEQESLLSPETDLPLGYSTDLHLSPVTAAVLPDFLCDEFISLSPPLSHEYHFGLENSEGVSELFDCDFSDLTSLDL, via the coding sequence ATGTCCCAGAACTTTGGGGTAACTTATGGCTGCGTTGAAGGAGATCTAGGGGCAGTTTGGGAAGCTGGTGGCACCTTCCATGTGGCAGAGCAACAGATCGTCATCATCTCCACCCCAGATGTCCCAGGAGAGGTCCTCACAAACTCCGGCCTCAGTGAGGCTGAGCTCATGCTGTTCACTACCCCCCAAGGACCAAGCCCAGGATGTGCCGGGCAGAAACCAACACTCGGCCGTCCTCCGGTGAAGAGGAAGCTGGATTTGGAGGCCGGACACAGGTATATTCCAGAAGGCCTTCAGACACCACGTGGGAAGACCAGAAATCCTGTTAGAGGAGTGAAGTCTCCCGGAGAGCGCTCTCGTTATGAGACATCTTTGAACCTTACGACCAAGAGATTTCTGGAACTTCTTAGCAAGTCTGCAGATGGAGTGGTGGACTTAAACTGGGCTGCCCAGGTGCTGAATGTGCAGAAGAGGAGGATCTACGACATCACCAATGTGCTTGAGGGGATCCACCTGATCACCAAAAAATCTAAAAACCACATTCAATGGCTGGGGAACAGATCACTCGTGGAGTCCAGCAGTAGATACCAGATGTTGGCGAAAGATTGTCAGGATCTTCTGGCCACGGAGCAGCAGCTGGATGAATGGCTTCACATGTGCACCACGCAGCTGAAACTGCTCACTGAAGAGTCCGAGAGCCAACAATTGGGATATGTAACTTGCCAGGACCTTCGCAGCATTGCTGACCCCTCAGAGCGCATGTTGATGGTGATAAAAGCTCCTCCAGAAACACAGATGCAAGTTTCAGATCCCACAGAGGGCCTGCAGATTTCTCTTAAAAGTACCCGTGGACCCATTGATGTGTTCCTCTGTCCAGATGACTCCTCTGGTGTTTGCAGTCCTGTCAAAAGCCCCACCAAGGCAGCAACTCCTAACACCTCGCCCAGCACACAGAGCCCAAATGGGCCCACGCTTCTAGCACCCGCTCAGGATATTGGCCTAGGGTTGCTTCCTTGTGAGCAAGAGTCGTTACTATCACCGGAGACGGATCTCCCCTTGGGTTACTCCACAGACCTCCACCTGTCCCCGGTCACCGCAGCCGTCCTGCCTGATTTTCTCTGTGATGAGTTCATCAGTTTGTCTCCACCCCTCTCTCACGAGTACCACTTTGGGCTGGAGAACAGCGAGGGTGTAAGTGAACTCTTTGATTGTGATTTTAGTGACCTGACCTCTCTGGACTTGTGA
- the LOC142662646 gene encoding phospholipase A2 inhibitor gamma subunit B-like, whose amino-acid sequence MMRSFIISLTIFCAISCTGLALKCLECIQKNSDTCHGVSVECPNSAECLVVSEFYHYGSSIYHSIKRSCNPGVPCNTSQYSSNFINIKLAAYLHCCTGDNCNTDNYQMPPEEEEHNGRLCTSCYIDELKECVSDHTIKCLNEEDKCVDFIGRFLDPGNNILEYNMKGCISPLACTLKYEGIIGLQEIQTDKFECSD is encoded by the exons ATGATGAgatccttcatcatctctcttactATCTTCTGTGCCATCTCATGCACAG GTCTTGCTCTTAAATGTCTTGAATgtatacaaaaaaacagtgacacATGTCATGGGGTCTCAGTTGAGTGTCCAAACTCTGCAGAATGTTTGGTGGTCTCCGAGTTCTATCATTACG GTAGTTCCATATATCACTCCATTAAAAGAAGCTGCAATCCCGGGGTACCCTGCAACACATCGCAGTACAGCTCaaattttattaatataaaatTAGCAGCTTATTTGCACTGCTGTACAggagacaattgcaacacagataaCTACCAAA TGCCCCCTGAGGAAGAAGAGCACAATGGAAGGCTGTGCACATCTTGTTATATAGATGAATTGAAAGAATGTGTCAGTGACCACACCATTAAATGTTTGAATGAAGAAGACAAATGTGTTGATTTTATTGGAAGATTCCTAGATccag GTAATAATATCCTAGAATACAATATGAAGGGGTGCATATCTCCCTTAGCTTGTACACTTAAGTATGAAGGAATAATTGGTTTGCAAGAAATTCAGACTGACAAATTTGAATGCAGTGACTAA